The stretch of DNA TGACCCGGAAGTCCGCGTGATGTGTGGGGCGACCGACAGAACCGGAGCGGAGCGGTTGGCGGAGCTTATGAGCATAGCATAAGCTGGGCCAAACGCGGAGCGGAGGTGGAGAGCAGCGCACCACTCTCGGCAGAACCTCAGCGGTGCACTGCGGTCGTGGTTCACGACGAAATCTCACCGGAATTCACTTGAGGAATCCTGACACTTTATACGAGCAGTGCTTTCTCTTTCTATCAGCGGGATTTTCTGTCTTTTCTGAAGTAGTCATTTATCTGAATTGCTCTGCTTCTGCCTATTCCGGGGATCTCCATTATTTCGTCAACTGTTGCGGCGGCTATTCTGTCGGCGCTTCCGAAGTGTGTAAGCAATCTGATTCGTGTCGCGGAGCCTATTCCGGGAATATCGTCAAGCACGGATCTGAGGCTTCCTTTTGACCTTTTCTGCTGATGGTAATGAAGCACGAACCTGTGAGCTTCATCCCTGATGCTTCTAATAAAAGTAAGTGGAGTGGAATCCATAGGCAGCCTTATTTCCCTTTCCGTTATGCCCTCAAGAAGCAGTTCCTCCCTTTTTGCTATTGAGATGAAGCGGATTTGTTTTGACCACTCCTTTCCCGCTGCGCCTACAGCCGCTCTCAGCTGGGTTATTCCGCCATCTATGAGGAACATATCAGGATGCTCATTCTCCTCCAGTGATGAAAGGTACCTTTCTACCGCTGAGGCTATCATTGCCGGGTCGTTTCTGCTGATTTCATCCGGCATTGAGAAACGTCTGTACCCCGATTTATCAGGATACCCGTCTTTGAAGCTTACAATCGCAGCTACCGGCCATGATCCCTGAATCGTGGAGGCGTCAAGACATACTATCCATCCAGGTGGTTCTTTCAGACTGAGAATATCGGCAAGGCTCTCGAGGGCTGCTTCTACCTTTTCTTTTCCGCTTGAAGGATGCTTCCAGCTCAATTTGATAAGGAACTCATCAAGGTTCTTCTGAGCAAGTTCAAGCACCTCCCTGTTACCGCCCCTTTTTGGTACGATCATTCCCACGGAACCGCCACGTTTACCGGAGAGCCATTCTATAAGAGAATCTTCGTCATCCGTTTCTTCCTGTACTATGATTTCGCCCGGTATATCGTCTGTCTGTGAATAGTACGATTTCAGGAGTATGGCAAGTCTTTCGGACAGCGGGGCGAGTTTCCATCTTCCATCGAACGGCATTCTAACGACGCATGTGAACCTTCCTCCCCTTATCCGCATAATGACACCCCAGTTCTCCTTTACCGCCGCTACGTCCCTGCTGACCCTGTCACGAACGCTGTCTGGTGCCGGCCAGCCGAAACTGCCCAGCCGGGAGATCAGATCGCGCAGCCTTCCTGCTTCTTCGTAATCCATGCTCTCCGACGCGTCTTTCATCAACTGATCCAGACGGCTTCTCGCCCTGTCCCAGTCGCCCTTTAGAATTCCAAGTAATTCATTTACGTTTTTCCGGTATTCCTCCGGGCTTATTCCTCCGATGCAGGGGGCCTGGCAGCGTCCCATCTGTCCCATAAGGCATGATCTTGTTGCTGCTGGAGGTTCCGTTCCGCTGCATCTTCTCAGTGGACAGGTATCGAGAAGAAATTCCACAAGTTTCCTGAGATTCCTTGAATCGGGATAGGGGCCGAACCTTGGACGTTCTTTAGGGTTGCTCCGCTCCCTGGTTATCTGGAGCCTGGGAAAGGTTTCATCCGTGGTTATCTCAAGGTAGGGGTATCTTCCCGAAGATCTGAGGCGGACGTTAAGAGGTGGTTTTCTGATTCTTATGAGCTCGGCTTCGAGTATCAGAGCCTCAACTTCGGTTCTTGTAATCGTCCATTCAACCGAGACTGATTTCTCAAGGAGAAGCTCATGGCGGGCGTCTCCTGGATTCGAAAGGTGCCCTTTCAGTCTGTTTCTGAGATTCTTGGCTTTACCGATATATAGTACGTTGCCATCTTTAGTCAGGAAACTGTAGACACCTGGAAGAACCGGCGCCCGGCTTATCGAATCCTTAAGACTTCCTGATACGGCCACGTCTGAATGCCAATGAGAATACCGATCTGGCGCCTTTTCCCCCGGCAAGGGCGAATACAGTGAGGAACAGTGCAATAGCCGCAATCGAGACACCGAGGATGGCAAGAATGCCTCGGAAAGTTGAAGTCGATGAAGTGGCTATTACCCAGGGTGAAGTCACAAGAAGCAGCACGAAAGAGGCGATACCGGCAGGTATCATGGAGAGCCATGCGGTAGCGGACGACTGTACAACAGCTCCAATTTTACTTTTCAGGGCAATTCTGAGAAGGAAGAAATTCACAATTGCGGAAATGCTGGTCGCCAGAGCAAGGCCGGCAAGGGGTTCTGCAAAACCGGTTCTGATGAAAAATAGTGTAAATACGATGTTGAGTATTATGTTAAGCCCCATGCAACTGATCGCTATCTTCACCGGAGTTTTAGTATCCTTCATCGCATAGAATACCGGGACGGTGATCTTCACGGCTCCGTAGAACAGTAATCCTGCCGAGTAGTAGATGAGGGCTGAACTTGTAAGTAATGTTGATTCCGCTGTGAAAGCTCCCCTTGCCAGTAGAACATGGACTACAGGCCTGGCAAGGAAGATCATGCACAGGGAAGCGGGTATCATGAGAGCGGCAAGAGCAAGCGTGGCCTTGCCAAGGGTTTTCCCCGCGTCATCGAGTTTCCCCCCGGCTGCCTGCCTGCTGAGGGTTGGAAGTAGAGCCGTGGCAAGAGAAATGGCGAAAACTCCCTGGGGGAACTGCATTATCCTGTTACCGTAGGCAAGAGCAGCCACACTTCCGGGGGCCAGCATTGATGCTATCATCTTGTCCACGATTACGTTGACCTCTGCCGCAAGCAGTCCGACAAGAGCAGGAAAGGCAAGCATGCCGATCTTTCGTACCTTTGCGTTTTTCCAGTTGAAATCCAGTTTAAAGCGGAAACCTTTTTTTCTGAGAGCTGGAATCT from Candidatus Aegiribacteria sp. encodes:
- the uvrC gene encoding excinuclease ABC subunit UvrC; the protein is MAVSGSLKDSISRAPVLPGVYSFLTKDGNVLYIGKAKNLRNRLKGHLSNPGDARHELLLEKSVSVEWTITRTEVEALILEAELIRIRKPPLNVRLRSSGRYPYLEITTDETFPRLQITRERSNPKERPRFGPYPDSRNLRKLVEFLLDTCPLRRCSGTEPPAATRSCLMGQMGRCQAPCIGGISPEEYRKNVNELLGILKGDWDRARSRLDQLMKDASESMDYEEAGRLRDLISRLGSFGWPAPDSVRDRVSRDVAAVKENWGVIMRIRGGRFTCVVRMPFDGRWKLAPLSERLAILLKSYYSQTDDIPGEIIVQEETDDEDSLIEWLSGKRGGSVGMIVPKRGGNREVLELAQKNLDEFLIKLSWKHPSSGKEKVEAALESLADILSLKEPPGWIVCLDASTIQGSWPVAAIVSFKDGYPDKSGYRRFSMPDEISRNDPAMIASAVERYLSSLEENEHPDMFLIDGGITQLRAAVGAAGKEWSKQIRFISIAKREELLLEGITEREIRLPMDSTPLTFIRSIRDEAHRFVLHYHQQKRSKGSLRSVLDDIPGIGSATRIRLLTHFGSADRIAAATVDEIMEIPGIGRSRAIQINDYFRKDRKSR
- the murJ gene encoding murein biosynthesis integral membrane protein MurJ, translating into MNPEQGIENADSLDDLGTPRQEASRIARATGLMGGLTVTSRILGLLRDIAQAAILGTGMAADAFTLGFIIPNTLRRLFGESTTSAAFVPTYVETLGKDSKKEAFLLGSRILSLAGAILLVIVIIGMVASPLIIRIFAPGFSEIPGKTELATGLLRLLFPYILFVGCAAVIGGILHAHRHFMAPATAPILFNISALAGILLLSRWLFPQQPVWGYSIGVLFGGFLQLLIQIPALRKKGFRFKLDFNWKNAKVRKIGMLAFPALVGLLAAEVNVIVDKMIASMLAPGSVAALAYGNRIMQFPQGVFAISLATALLPTLSRQAAGGKLDDAGKTLGKATLALAALMIPASLCMIFLARPVVHVLLARGAFTAESTLLTSSALIYYSAGLLFYGAVKITVPVFYAMKDTKTPVKIAISCMGLNIILNIVFTLFFIRTGFAEPLAGLALATSISAIVNFFLLRIALKSKIGAVVQSSATAWLSMIPAGIASFVLLLVTSPWVIATSSTSTFRGILAILGVSIAAIALFLTVFALAGGKGARSVFSLAFRRGRIRKS